One window of Staphylococcus chromogenes genomic DNA carries:
- a CDS encoding YpoC family protein produces MSNPKQFEVLEEQLDALAKKRQVGKAPSFDLLDQYYELLIDYFTSINDIDAIKQIENQPLKIHPINIEDRLSYIQQRKHHYMGYQQMKTLKQELIKMHAAYRVRFQMKNDTNNTTSETSNLE; encoded by the coding sequence ATGAGCAATCCTAAGCAATTTGAGGTTCTCGAAGAACAATTAGACGCATTGGCAAAGAAACGACAAGTCGGTAAAGCCCCCTCATTTGATTTACTCGATCAATATTATGAATTGCTTATAGATTATTTTACATCCATCAATGATATCGATGCTATCAAACAAATAGAAAATCAACCTTTAAAAATTCATCCGATAAACATTGAAGATCGATTATCTTATATACAACAAAGAAAACATCATTATATGGGCTATCAACAAATGAAGACACTCAAACAAGAGCTTATCAAAATGCACGCTGCTTATCGTGTGCGTTTTCAAATGAAAAACGACACAAATAATACTACTTCAGAGACTTCGAATTTGGAGTAG
- a CDS encoding SLOG family protein, which produces MYKTMYITGYKSYELNIFKEDVKEVTYLKKFITNKLISYIEEGLEWVLVQGQLGIELWAAECVIELKSSYPNLKLGVITPFENHTERWNELNQLRYQKMVSAADYVNSVYNRPYEGPHQFQAADQFMLDHTDLTVLIYDEEQEASPKFFKHKLVDFTEKTNYTCDIVTFDEITSFINDLQWTEEN; this is translated from the coding sequence ATGTATAAAACAATGTATATTACAGGGTATAAATCCTATGAACTTAATATTTTTAAAGAAGACGTAAAGGAAGTCACTTATCTAAAAAAATTCATCACAAATAAACTTATCAGTTATATCGAAGAAGGGTTAGAGTGGGTGTTAGTCCAAGGTCAATTGGGTATTGAATTATGGGCTGCAGAGTGTGTGATTGAACTAAAATCAAGTTATCCAAATTTAAAACTTGGCGTGATAACGCCTTTTGAAAATCATACTGAAAGATGGAATGAATTAAACCAACTTCGTTATCAAAAAATGGTCAGTGCCGCTGATTACGTCAACAGCGTATACAACAGACCTTACGAAGGACCCCATCAATTTCAAGCTGCGGATCAATTTATGTTAGATCATACCGATTTAACTGTTTTAATCTATGACGAAGAACAGGAGGCGAGCCCTAAGTTTTTCAAACATAAGTTAGTTGATTTTACAGAAAAAACAAACTATACTTGTGATATTGTGACGTTTGACGAAATTACAAGCTTTATCAATGATTTACAATGGACTGAAGAAAATTGA
- a CDS encoding DUF1798 family protein, producing the protein MPNSLLDLNEQIFHRFNLAKEGRVFDFHDEIEPFVHHVDEMILYLHDKQSQICALPYFNDHKLQQLIKLIEEVSVECHYLSTSKKLFLEKMKVIHHDLTYIQQKGGLPHV; encoded by the coding sequence ATGCCAAACTCACTTTTAGATCTCAATGAACAAATTTTTCATCGTTTCAACTTGGCAAAAGAAGGGCGAGTTTTTGATTTTCACGATGAAATTGAACCTTTTGTTCATCATGTAGATGAGATGATCCTTTATTTACATGACAAACAATCTCAAATTTGTGCACTCCCTTATTTTAATGACCACAAATTACAACAATTAATTAAACTCATAGAAGAAGTTTCAGTTGAATGCCACTATCTGTCTACAAGCAAAAAATTATTTCTTGAAAAAATGAAAGTCATTCATCACGATTTAACATACATTCAACAAAAGGGTGGACTTCCCCATGTATAA
- the asnS gene encoding asparagine--tRNA ligase, with protein sequence MKTTIKEAKNFIGQEVTIGAWLANKRSSGKIAFLQLRDGTGFMQGVVVKAAVDEETFQLAKSLTQETSLYITGEITEDQRSDLGYEMQVKSIETIHEAHDYPITPKNHGTEFLMDHRHLWLRSKKQHAVMKIRNEIIRATYEFFNNNGFTKIDPPILTASAPEGTSELFHTKYFDEDAFLSQSGQLYMEAAAMAYGKVFSFGPTFRAEKSKTRRHLIEFWMIEPEMAFTTHEESLQVQEQYVSYVVQSVLKNCVIELKTLERDTSKLEKVNAPFPRISYDDAIDFLHKEGFDDIEWGDDFGAPHETAIANHYDLPVFIVNYPTKIKPFYMQPNPENEDTVLCADLIAPEGYGEIIGGSERINDLNLLEQRIDEHQLDTESYQYYLDLRKYGSVPHSGFGLGLERTVAWISGVEHVRETSPFPRLLNRLYP encoded by the coding sequence ATGAAAACAACGATTAAAGAAGCTAAAAATTTTATAGGTCAAGAAGTGACAATTGGAGCGTGGCTCGCTAATAAACGCTCTAGTGGTAAAATCGCTTTCTTACAATTGCGTGATGGAACAGGTTTCATGCAAGGTGTTGTCGTTAAAGCAGCAGTAGATGAAGAAACGTTCCAACTTGCTAAATCATTAACGCAAGAAACGTCCCTCTACATTACAGGTGAAATTACTGAGGATCAACGTTCGGATTTAGGTTATGAGATGCAAGTTAAATCGATCGAAACGATACATGAAGCACACGATTATCCCATTACTCCTAAAAACCATGGCACAGAATTTTTAATGGACCATCGCCATTTATGGTTGCGTTCAAAAAAACAGCATGCCGTAATGAAAATTCGTAACGAAATTATTCGTGCAACTTATGAATTTTTTAATAACAATGGTTTTACAAAGATTGATCCTCCGATATTAACGGCGAGTGCACCTGAAGGGACAAGTGAACTATTCCATACTAAATATTTCGATGAAGATGCATTTTTATCACAAAGTGGACAACTTTATATGGAAGCTGCGGCAATGGCATATGGTAAAGTATTCTCATTTGGTCCTACTTTCCGTGCAGAAAAATCTAAAACACGTCGTCATTTAATTGAGTTTTGGATGATTGAACCTGAAATGGCTTTTACGACACATGAAGAAAGTTTACAAGTTCAAGAACAATATGTTTCTTATGTTGTGCAATCTGTACTAAAAAATTGCGTTATTGAACTTAAAACATTAGAACGTGACACTTCAAAATTAGAAAAAGTCAACGCACCATTCCCAAGAATTTCCTATGATGATGCCATCGACTTTTTACACAAAGAAGGATTTGATGATATTGAATGGGGCGATGATTTTGGAGCCCCTCATGAAACAGCGATTGCAAATCATTATGATCTCCCTGTATTTATTGTCAACTATCCAACAAAAATCAAACCGTTCTACATGCAACCTAATCCTGAAAATGAAGATACAGTCTTATGTGCGGATTTAATAGCACCTGAAGGCTACGGTGAAATTATTGGTGGGTCAGAACGTATTAATGATTTGAATTTATTAGAACAACGTATTGATGAACATCAGTTAGATACTGAAAGTTATCAATATTATCTTGATCTACGAAAATATGGTTCTGTACCACACAGTGGTTTCGGACTTGGATTGGAGCGAACAGTCGCATGGATTTCTGGCGTAGAACATGTTCGTGAAACATCACCATTCCCACGTTTATTAAACCGTTTATATCCTTAG
- the gpsB gene encoding cell division regulator GpsB, whose product MSDVSLKLSAKDIYEKDFEKTMVRGYRPEEVDAFLDDIIADYQKMADLNSEVIKLSEQNNKLKKEIEDLRIRVASGRSHDNKSFASQSSNQNSNVDILKRISNLEKAVFGK is encoded by the coding sequence ATGTCAGATGTTTCTTTAAAGCTATCTGCGAAAGATATTTATGAAAAAGATTTTGAAAAGACGATGGTGCGTGGGTATCGTCCTGAAGAGGTTGATGCATTTTTAGACGATATTATCGCGGATTATCAAAAAATGGCTGATTTAAACAGCGAAGTTATTAAGTTATCAGAACAAAATAACAAATTAAAAAAAGAAATTGAAGATTTACGGATTCGTGTGGCATCTGGTCGTTCACATGATAACAAAAGCTTTGCAAGTCAAAGTTCAAACCAAAACAGTAACGTAGATATTTTAAAACGTATTTCTAACCTTGAAAAAGCAGTATTTGGCAAATAA
- a CDS encoding DnaD domain-containing protein encodes MNARELQIRPVVIRYELLNHYHSLGLNEADLIILIKILHAYEISNLQPSIDILKQGTTMQETEVTMIIQKLIRLDLLSMTVEKNAEGKFSEFINLDGFFHQFAQLLNKEEQQQEKAHEAFQFKTLFSKVESAFGRALSPLEIETLTQWLDVDQYPIDLIETAVDEALSHNKLSLKYIDRILLNWQKNHVSTVADTKPIRAKFKKQSQQGPKKIENFPKFDWLNGESPNGK; translated from the coding sequence ATGAATGCAAGAGAGCTTCAAATCCGCCCAGTTGTCATTCGATATGAATTGTTAAATCACTATCATTCGCTTGGATTAAATGAGGCAGATTTGATAATTTTGATTAAGATTTTGCATGCTTATGAAATATCTAACTTACAACCTTCAATAGATATATTAAAACAGGGGACAACCATGCAAGAGACTGAAGTCACGATGATTATTCAAAAATTAATTCGACTCGATTTATTATCAATGACAGTGGAAAAAAATGCAGAAGGTAAGTTTTCCGAATTCATCAATTTAGATGGCTTTTTTCATCAATTCGCACAATTGCTCAATAAAGAAGAGCAACAACAAGAAAAAGCGCATGAAGCCTTTCAGTTTAAAACACTTTTCTCAAAAGTTGAATCTGCTTTTGGACGTGCATTGTCACCACTTGAAATTGAGACGTTAACACAATGGTTAGATGTTGACCAATATCCAATTGATCTAATCGAGACAGCTGTTGATGAAGCATTGAGTCATAACAAACTAAGTCTCAAATATATCGATCGTATATTGCTAAATTGGCAAAAAAATCATGTTTCAACAGTTGCAGATACGAAACCGATACGGGCAAAATTTAAAAAACAATCTCAACAGGGACCTAAAAAAATAGAAAATTTCCCTAAGTTTGATTGGTTAAATGGGGAGTCGCCAAATGGTAAGTAA
- a CDS encoding transglycosylase domain-containing protein, with product MTEKKRTSNSSSQKSGQKKNKNIKRTIIKVLSFIVLAGVILGLLGILLFAYYAWKAPAFNEAKLQDPAPAEIYDKDGQLVKKLDNGARREHVDLKDVPQQMKDAVLATEDNRFYDHGALDYKRLFGAVLKNFTGGFGAQGASTLTQQVVKRTFLTDQKSIERKAQEAYLSYRLEQEYSKDEIFQMYLNKIYYSDGVYGIKAAAKYYFNKDIKDLNLAESAYLAGLPQVPNTYNIYDHPEQAEQRKDTVLYLMAYHNRITEKQKEEAQNTPITENLVQRSASEREVKPDDSTKQYDSYVNFVKQELMANPEFKNENLSDLLNSGIKIYTNMDKNAQDTLQDRVNNGGFYKNEDQQVGATIVDSKTGGLAAISGGRNYEDVVERNQATDLHPTGSTLKPFLAYAPAIENLQWATNHALQDEAAYNVDGGTFRNYDQKSHGTVAMYDALRQSFNIPALKTWQQVKEQAGSDAPTDFAKKVGLEYENTNIGPSEVLGGSSSEFSPTQLASAYASFANGGEYNKAHAIKRVEEGNGNTIEFDHTSHKAMQDYTAYMITDILKGTFKPYGSAYGNNPGFNVAAKTGTGTYGSEIYQQYNLPDSAAKDVWIAGYSPKYTMSVWMGFNQVKPYGTNSFVGSSEQKFPQELFREVMSSIHPPGYNEDFQRPDSVGGSDKSLYVANSPDNNTTSNFTESSGGTNAGGGTTSSSGTTNNSASQQTNTAGPTGFIRNFFGF from the coding sequence ATGACGGAAAAGAAAAGGACTTCTAACAGTTCATCTCAGAAGTCCGGTCAAAAAAAGAATAAGAACATCAAGCGTACGATTATTAAAGTGCTAAGTTTTATCGTACTTGCTGGAGTAATCTTAGGTTTACTTGGCATTTTGCTATTTGCCTATTATGCATGGAAAGCACCTGCTTTTAACGAAGCAAAACTTCAAGATCCTGCTCCTGCTGAAATTTACGATAAAGACGGACAATTAGTGAAAAAGCTTGATAATGGTGCACGGCGTGAACATGTGGATTTAAAAGATGTACCTCAACAAATGAAAGATGCCGTTTTGGCGACTGAGGACAATCGTTTTTATGATCACGGTGCGCTAGATTATAAACGTTTATTTGGGGCTGTTTTGAAAAACTTCACTGGTGGATTTGGTGCGCAAGGGGCATCCACGTTAACACAACAAGTTGTTAAACGTACGTTCCTAACCGATCAAAAATCTATCGAGCGTAAAGCGCAAGAAGCTTATTTATCCTATCGCTTAGAACAAGAATATTCAAAAGATGAAATATTCCAAATGTACTTGAATAAAATTTATTATTCAGATGGCGTATATGGGATTAAAGCAGCAGCTAAGTACTACTTTAATAAAGATATTAAAGACTTGAATCTAGCAGAGTCTGCTTATCTTGCGGGATTACCTCAAGTTCCAAACACTTATAACATTTATGATCATCCTGAACAAGCTGAGCAACGTAAAGATACGGTATTATACTTGATGGCTTATCATAACCGTATAACGGAAAAACAAAAAGAAGAAGCTCAAAATACACCGATTACCGAAAACTTAGTTCAACGTTCAGCGAGTGAACGTGAAGTAAAACCTGATGATTCAACAAAACAATATGATTCGTATGTTAACTTCGTAAAACAAGAATTGATGGCAAATCCAGAGTTTAAAAATGAAAATCTTTCAGACCTCTTAAATAGCGGTATTAAGATTTACACGAACATGGATAAAAACGCCCAAGATACGCTACAAGATCGTGTCAATAATGGTGGGTTTTATAAAAATGAAGACCAACAAGTAGGTGCAACAATTGTAGATAGTAAAACGGGTGGCCTAGCAGCAATTTCTGGTGGTAGAAATTATGAAGATGTCGTTGAACGTAACCAAGCAACGGATTTACATCCAACAGGTTCAACATTAAAACCATTCTTAGCTTATGCGCCAGCGATTGAAAATCTTCAATGGGCAACGAATCATGCATTACAAGATGAAGCAGCTTACAATGTTGATGGTGGTACATTTAGAAACTATGACCAAAAGAGTCATGGTACAGTCGCAATGTATGATGCACTGCGTCAAAGTTTCAACATTCCTGCCCTAAAAACTTGGCAACAAGTTAAAGAACAAGCAGGTAGTGATGCACCGACTGATTTTGCTAAAAAAGTTGGTCTTGAATACGAAAATACAAATATTGGACCTTCTGAAGTACTAGGTGGCTCTTCTTCAGAATTCTCCCCTACTCAGCTTGCATCGGCCTATGCATCGTTTGCAAATGGTGGAGAATATAATAAAGCACATGCTATTAAGCGTGTAGAAGAAGGCAACGGTAATACAATTGAATTTGATCATACAAGTCACAAAGCAATGCAAGATTACACAGCTTATATGATTACAGATATTCTTAAAGGAACATTTAAACCTTATGGATCGGCTTATGGTAATAATCCAGGATTTAATGTTGCAGCTAAAACAGGTACAGGTACTTATGGTTCAGAAATTTACCAACAATATAACTTACCTGACTCAGCTGCCAAAGATGTTTGGATTGCAGGTTACTCACCGAAATATACAATGTCAGTTTGGATGGGCTTTAACCAAGTAAAACCTTATGGTACAAACTCATTTGTCGGTAGCAGTGAGCAAAAATTTCCTCAAGAGTTATTTAGAGAGGTCATGTCAAGCATCCACCCACCAGGATACAATGAAGATTTCCAACGTCCTGATTCTGTTGGTGGAAGCGACAAGAGCTTATATGTCGCAAATTCGCCAGATAACAATACAACTAGTAACTTCACTGAAAGTAGTGGCGGTACTAATGCTGGTGGCGGTACAACAAGCTCAAGTGGCACAACAAATAATAGCGCTTCGCAACAAACAAATACAGCCGGCCCAACTGGTTTCATTAGAAACTTCTTCGGCTTCTAA
- the nth gene encoding endonuclease III, giving the protein MVSKKKALEMIDTIDKMFPDAECELNHKNPFELTIAVLLSAQCTDNAVNRVTKNLFEKYHTPEDYLQVDHNELENDIRSIGLYRNKAKNIQKLSQSLIDKFDGEVPHTHAELESLAGVGRKTANVVMSVGFGEPALAVDTHVERVSKRLGICRWNDSVSEVERRLTSIIPKDRWTKSHHQLIFFGRYHCQARKPKCGECPLFDDCREGQKRYKAILRATRGLSS; this is encoded by the coding sequence ATGGTAAGTAAGAAAAAAGCTTTAGAAATGATTGATACTATTGATAAAATGTTTCCTGATGCCGAATGTGAACTAAATCATAAAAATCCATTCGAATTAACTATTGCGGTCTTATTGTCTGCCCAATGCACAGACAATGCAGTGAATAGAGTTACAAAAAATTTATTTGAAAAATATCATACACCTGAAGATTATCTTCAAGTTGACCACAATGAGTTAGAAAATGATATTCGAAGCATCGGCTTATATCGCAACAAAGCCAAAAATATTCAGAAGTTATCGCAATCACTGATTGATAAATTTGACGGTGAAGTGCCACATACACATGCTGAGCTAGAAAGCTTGGCGGGTGTGGGTCGCAAAACAGCTAATGTCGTGATGAGTGTCGGTTTTGGTGAACCAGCACTAGCAGTCGATACACATGTTGAGCGTGTATCAAAACGTTTAGGAATATGCCGTTGGAATGATAGTGTAAGTGAAGTTGAACGTAGATTAACCTCAATTATTCCAAAAGATCGCTGGACTAAAAGTCACCACCAACTTATTTTCTTTGGACGTTATCATTGTCAAGCACGCAAACCTAAATGTGGAGAGTGTCCGCTTTTTGATGATTGTCGTGAAGGTCAAAAAAGATACAAAGCTATTTTAAGAGCGACAAGAGGTCTGTCATCATGA
- the recU gene encoding Holliday junction resolvase RecU gives MNYPNGKPFKPNQTKGGINYNQKHSNIDYGGRGMSLENDIERSNQFYLRNQRAVIHKKPTPIQVVHVDYPKRSQAVIKEAYFRTPSTTDYNGIYNGLYIDFEAKETKNKTSFPLQNIHAHQVKHMEQVLLQGAIVFFIIRFKMLDEVYLLPFKHFLPFWNRCQQGGKKSISVDEIQENSYYIPYQYQPRLNYLDAVDKLILDESEDRV, from the coding sequence ATGAATTATCCTAACGGTAAGCCTTTTAAGCCAAATCAGACTAAGGGCGGAATTAATTACAATCAAAAACATAGTAATATTGACTACGGCGGTCGTGGGATGTCATTAGAAAATGACATCGAACGCAGCAATCAATTTTATTTAAGAAATCAGCGGGCGGTCATTCATAAGAAACCGACGCCTATACAAGTAGTTCATGTTGATTATCCGAAACGAAGTCAGGCTGTGATTAAAGAGGCTTATTTCAGAACGCCTTCGACAACCGATTATAATGGTATCTACAATGGGTTGTATATCGATTTTGAAGCGAAAGAAACGAAAAACAAAACCTCATTTCCTTTACAAAACATACACGCACATCAAGTCAAACATATGGAACAAGTTTTATTGCAAGGTGCTATTGTTTTTTTTATTATTCGTTTTAAAATGTTAGATGAGGTATACCTATTACCATTTAAACACTTTTTGCCATTCTGGAATAGATGTCAACAAGGTGGAAAAAAATCAATTTCGGTTGATGAAATTCAAGAAAATAGTTACTATATTCCTTATCAATATCAACCTAGATTAAATTACCTCGATGCCGTTGATAAGTTGATATTAGATGAAAGTGAGGACCGCGTATGA